DNA sequence from the Candidatus Sulfuricurvum sp. RIFRC-1 genome:
CGACTGATGAGCAAATGTGGACGATGCAACTCACTTCAAAAGGGCGTTTCTCGACTCCCGAAGAGTTCCAAAACATCATTATCCGTTCCAAAAATGATGGTTCTATGATCCGTTTACGTGATGTTGCACGGGTTGAACTCGGCAGCCAAAACTACGAATTTTTCGGACGGGTCAACGGTAAACCGGCGGCCATGATCGGTATTTTTGCCGATACCAATGCCAACGCCCTCGATACTTCCGCCGCCGTTGCCGCTAAAATGGAAAAACTCGCTAAAAAATTCCCGAAAGGGATTGAGTATAACATCCCCTATGACACCACCGATTTCGTCAAAATTTCAATCGAAGAGGTTGCTTTTACCCTCCTCGCATCCATAATATTGGTTAGTTTGGTTATTTACCTCTTTTTACAAAGTTTCCGTGCCGCTATGATCCCGATTCTCTCGATCCCGATCTCGCTCACGGGTGCTTTTATCGGTATGTATCTGTTAGGCTATTCGATCAACACCCTCACCCTCTTCGGATTGGTTCTCGCCATAGGGATTGTTGTCGATGATGCCATTGTCGTTATTGAAAATATGGAGCGGATTCTACAAAGTGAAAAACTTTCCCCACGAGAAGCGGCTACAAAAGCTATGGCTCAAATTTCCGGTCCCGTTATCGCCATCGTGCTGGTCATGTGTGCCGTCTTTATCCCTGCTACCTTTTTAGGGGGTATGACGGGACAGCTGTACAAGCAATTTGCAGCAACTATTGCAATTTCAGTCGTATTCTCAGGATTTATGGCACTCACTTTTGCACCGGCTATCGGTGCTCTGATTTTAAAACATCATGAGAAAGAACCGGCTCGCTTTTTCCGCTGGTTTAACCGTAAATTTGCGAATATGACTGAAAACTATGTTCGCCGATCCGGTTTTATGATTCGTAAATCGTTGATCTTTTTGGTGATTTATCTCTCCACCTATTTCTTTATCGGATTTTTTCACAAAACACTCCCAAGCGCTTTTTTACCGATGGAAGATCAGGGGTACTTTATCACCAGCGTCAACCTTCCCGAAGGTGCCACTGCTAACCGTACTTTGGAGGTCGTTAAACAAGTGGAAGCTATTCTTGGCAAACAAGAAGGGGTCTACAAATACACCGCAATTACCGGTTTGAATATCCTCACGTTCTCCCAAGAACCGAATTCCGCCGTTATTTTTACCCGACTCAAATCATGGGATGAGCGAACCACAAAAGAGCTCAAAGTATTCGGTATTCTGGACTCTTTAGGACCGAAACTGGGCAGTATCAAAGAAGCAAAAGTATTTGCAATGCCTCCGCCGCCGATTCGTGGTATGGGGCCATCGGATATGTTTAGCCTACGCTTATTGCAACCGGGTGATAACGATTTTAATAAGCTTGCCAATACGACCAATGCGTTCGTTTCTGATTTGCGTCAAGATCCGAGCATCAAGAACCCGATGACAACAATGAACATTACTACCCCGACACTATCCATTGAAGTGGATCGTGAAAAAGCCAAAATGATGGGACTTGCCATCAGCGATATTTTTCAAACACTCCAAGCAACCATCGGAACAATGTACATCAATCAATTCGATAAAAACGGTAAAACCTATTGGGTACAGATGCAAGCCGATTCACCCTATCGTGCCAAGCCCGAGGATATCGGACGTGCATGGGTTCGATCATCAAGCGGTCAACTCGTCCCTCTCTCTTCCGTTGTTACGGCCAAAATGTCCAGTGCACCCTCTTCGATCGAGCACTTTAACGGTGTCCTCTGTACCACAGTCATGGGCTCCCCTTCTCCCGGATACAGTTCAGGCGACTTGATCAAAATTTTAGAAGCAAAAGGGGACAGCATACTGCCCTCCTCTGTAAGTTACGACTGGGAGGGGTTATATCTCCAAGAGAAACTCGTCGGTTCCAAAGCACTCATGATTATGGCTTTTGCCTTGGTGATGGTCTATTTGATTCTCTCAGCATTGTATGAACGCTGGACATTGCCGATCTCTATTATGCTCGCCGTACCCTATGGTATTATGGGGGCGTACACCGTTGTATGGCTGATTCCGTTCTTGAATAACAATGTTTTCTTCCAGATTGGGTTGCTCACCCTCATCGCCCTCTCGGCAAAAAATGCGATTCTGGTCGTCGAATTTGCCGAAGAACAGCGCCAAATGGGTAAAACTATTTACGATTCAGCCATGGAAGCGGCTCGTCTTCGTTACCGTCCGATGATGATGACTTCTTTTGCCTTTTTAGCCGGGATGCTGCCGCTGATCTTCAGTTCAGGTGCCGGAGCGGCAGGGCGTTTCTCGATTGGAGTAGCCATGTTCGGCGGTATGCTGGCGGCAACGTTTATCGAACGGTACTTTATTCCGTTCCTCTATTATTGGGTTGCAACAGCACAAGAAAAATTTTCACCTGCCAAAGGAGCCGATCATGAATAACACATCATTAAGTCTTAGCATTCTGACTGCCTTTCTACTGGGAGGATGCGCCATCGGGCCCGATTACGTTCGTCCCAATGTGGCTATACCGGAAAACTTTTTAGAGCAGGATAAAAATAAGACGGTTCAACAAAGTATAAATATCCAATGGTGGAAAAGCTTTCAAGACGAATCACTTAACCATGCCATCGAAGAGGCCCTTCGTACAAACTACGACCTGCAATCTTCCCAGGCTTCCGTTGATGCACTTCTGGGTAAATTCGATCAGGCAAAATCGTATCTCTACCCTCAAATCAATGCTTCCGCTTCATTGGACCGAAAAGCAGTTGATAATGCCTCTAACGGAGGTTATCAGCTACGTGAGGGGATTACATCAACGTATGCCGGATCGTTATCACTCGCAAGTTACGAAATTGATCTGTTTGGAAAAGTGCGTCGTGCGAATGAGTCTGCTCGTGCAGCACTCCTCTCCAGTGAATATTCATCCCAGACACTCCAACTCTCCGTAGTATCCAATGTGGCGGCATCTTATATCAAACTCTCGTCCTTACAAGGGCAGATTGATTTAGCGAAAGAGAACCTCATGCTCACCGATGAAATTGTTAAACTCAATGAGCTCAAATACAAACACGGTGTTATTGCCGAGCCGGTTTTGTTACAATCGTTATCCGAGCATGAGAGTGCCAAAGCGACACTCTCACAGCTTGAAGCTTCTAAAATTACCGAAGAGTCCTCTTATAATCTCCTTTTAGGACGAAATCCGACCTCCGTTAGCACTTCTGTGTTAGGCACCATTACCATTCCTGAAATACCTGCAAACTTGAGTGCAAATCTTTTAAATAAACGCCCAGACATTGCAGCGGCAGAACAAAATTTGATTGCAGCAAATGCACGAATCGGTGTTGCGCGAGCCGCTTACTTTCCGAGTATAAAGCTAACAGGGATGTTAGGAGTACAAAGTTTGGAACTGAGCAGTTTTGTCTCCAACCCGGCACGAATATGGGAAATCGCTCCAGCCATCAGCATCCCTATTTTCTCTGCAGGACGGATTGAAGGTGAGATTAAAAGTGCGGAAGCCGATCGGAATCAAAGCCTAGCTGCGTATAAAAAAAGTATTATCAGTGCGTTTAATGACACCGATAATGCCCTAGGACAAACCGCCAAAGCAAAAGAGCAAATCACCTATCAAACTGCACGATCCAATGCAATTCAAAAAGCTCTCATGCAAAGTAAACTGCGCTATCAAGTCGGCACAATTACCTACAGCGATATGCTTCTTGTACAACAACAATGGCTCCAAGCGTCTCAACAGCTGCTGATTACAAAACAAAATCTTCTGATTGCCACTATTTCACTTTACAAAGCATTAGGAGGGGGATGGAGTGAAGATCAAACTCCTCCATTGCCAAACCTTCTCCCAGCAGGACGATAACCTCTATAACACTGCTATTACACACTGCAAATAGCAGTGTTATTCTTCCTCTTTAAATGCCTTGTAATAGACAATCATTAGTAAACAAATCAAAAAATCAAAAAAACAATTTTATGTTATAAGCATTTTTTACTAAATTTTTGTAAATTTGATAAAATTGCAATCTCTTGGAAAGCCCTATAATAGGCGTTTTCAAAAAATATTTCAAAATAAATCGAAAAACGCTTGACAAGTATGGGGGGAGTAGTGGTATACTTCCGCCATATTTTTTTAAGGAGCCTTACCATGATGAAAATCATTTCTGCGTTGCTTTTGGCTGCAATGTTTATCGGATGCAGCGAGTCTGCAACAACTGAAGCACCTGCTGCTACTGAAGAAGCTGCACCAGTAGCTGAAGAAGCTGCTGCACCTGTTGCTGAAGAAGCTAATGTTACTGAAGAAGTTGCACCTGCTGCTGATGCTGAAGTTGCTCCTGCTGCTGAAGCTAAATAAGTTTAACTTACTTAGCACGTTTCACACCTCGGTGTGAAACACCCTTTTTATCCTTTCCTTTTTTTCAAATCCCAAAATTATCAAAACTTTGTTAAAATATCCTAAACCTATTAGGAGAATTCTTTATGAAATCATTACTCAGTGTCGTTTGTGCCCTTTATATTTTAGGATGCAGCAATGATTCCACACAAACCGAAACCACAGCACCTGTTCCTGCCATCGTTGAAGAAAACATTACGAATACAGAAGTGTCAACAGCTTCAGAAGCAGTTGTAGAAAACACTATTCCTGTTGAGAAAATCATCCCAACACCTGCACAAACAGTTATCCCGATGCCTGAGCCTACAGCCACTAAAGCACCTATTACGGCTTCTGTAGACGCTACAGCCTTGTTTGGTCAGAAATGTG
Encoded proteins:
- a CDS encoding multidrug efflux RND transporter permease subunit produces the protein MFSKYFINRPILSTVIAMIIMLLGFVAIKTLPISQLPNLTPPTVVVSAQYPGADAQTIANNILTPLESQISGADGLMYMSSKAAALPGSATITCTFNIGVNQDLAAVDVQNRINSVIAQLPQTTRDLGVTVQKKTSDILLIVAITSPDGSYDATGISNYISANLLDEIKKIPGAGRSQIFGQRDYAMRVWLNPDRMASLGVSTSEIAAAIRDQNLQVSPGRLGQAPTTDEQMWTMQLTSKGRFSTPEEFQNIIIRSKNDGSMIRLRDVARVELGSQNYEFFGRVNGKPAAMIGIFADTNANALDTSAAVAAKMEKLAKKFPKGIEYNIPYDTTDFVKISIEEVAFTLLASIILVSLVIYLFLQSFRAAMIPILSIPISLTGAFIGMYLLGYSINTLTLFGLVLAIGIVVDDAIVVIENMERILQSEKLSPREAATKAMAQISGPVIAIVLVMCAVFIPATFLGGMTGQLYKQFAATIAISVVFSGFMALTFAPAIGALILKHHEKEPARFFRWFNRKFANMTENYVRRSGFMIRKSLIFLVIYLSTYFFIGFFHKTLPSAFLPMEDQGYFITSVNLPEGATANRTLEVVKQVEAILGKQEGVYKYTAITGLNILTFSQEPNSAVIFTRLKSWDERTTKELKVFGILDSLGPKLGSIKEAKVFAMPPPPIRGMGPSDMFSLRLLQPGDNDFNKLANTTNAFVSDLRQDPSIKNPMTTMNITTPTLSIEVDREKAKMMGLAISDIFQTLQATIGTMYINQFDKNGKTYWVQMQADSPYRAKPEDIGRAWVRSSSGQLVPLSSVVTAKMSSAPSSIEHFNGVLCTTVMGSPSPGYSSGDLIKILEAKGDSILPSSVSYDWEGLYLQEKLVGSKALMIMAFALVMVYLILSALYERWTLPISIMLAVPYGIMGAYTVVWLIPFLNNNVFFQIGLLTLIALSAKNAILVVEFAEEQRQMGKTIYDSAMEAARLRYRPMMMTSFAFLAGMLPLIFSSGAGAAGRFSIGVAMFGGMLAATFIERYFIPFLYYWVATAQEKFSPAKGADHE
- a CDS encoding efflux transporter outer membrane subunit is translated as MNNTSLSLSILTAFLLGGCAIGPDYVRPNVAIPENFLEQDKNKTVQQSINIQWWKSFQDESLNHAIEEALRTNYDLQSSQASVDALLGKFDQAKSYLYPQINASASLDRKAVDNASNGGYQLREGITSTYAGSLSLASYEIDLFGKVRRANESARAALLSSEYSSQTLQLSVVSNVAASYIKLSSLQGQIDLAKENLMLTDEIVKLNELKYKHGVIAEPVLLQSLSEHESAKATLSQLEASKITEESSYNLLLGRNPTSVSTSVLGTITIPEIPANLSANLLNKRPDIAAAEQNLIAANARIGVARAAYFPSIKLTGMLGVQSLELSSFVSNPARIWEIAPAISIPIFSAGRIEGEIKSAEADRNQSLAAYKKSIISAFNDTDNALGQTAKAKEQITYQTARSNAIQKALMQSKLRYQVGTITYSDMLLVQQQWLQASQQLLITKQNLLIATISLYKALGGGWSEDQTPPLPNLLPAGR
- a CDS encoding c-type cytochrome, translating into MKSLLSVVCALYILGCSNDSTQTETTAPVPAIVEENITNTEVSTASEAVVENTIPVEKIIPTPAQTVIPMPEPTATKAPITASVDATALFGQKCASCHGAKAEKAALNKSQIIAQFSETQIKEALKGYQAGTYGKDMKALMQGQTKALNDAQIDALAKYISNL